A section of the Sebastes fasciatus isolate fSebFas1 chromosome 5, fSebFas1.pri, whole genome shotgun sequence genome encodes:
- the nr2c2ap gene encoding nuclear receptor 2C2-associated protein, with protein MSSLICSETQSRVSSVLNRDVKQYGKKYMFDLNEETCWNSDQGECQWVSLEFPQSVKVSELKVQFQGGFSAKTCRLDGCPKDGAFTEISHLYPEDDNSLQSFPIQEAPAVDKVKIMFENSADFFGRIIVYSLDVLGEKTS; from the exons ATGTCTTCATTGATTTGCAGCGAAACTCAAAGCAG GGTGAGCTCGGTGCTAAACAGAGATGTGAAGCAATATGGAAAGAAGTACATGTTTGATCTCAACGAAGAGACGTGCTGGAACTCAGACCAG GGTGAATGTCAGTGGGTGTCTCTGGAGTTCCCCCAATCTGTCAAGGTGTCCGAGTTAAAGGTCCAGTTCCAGGGAGGCTTCTCAGCAAAAACATGCAGACTAGATG GTTGCCCAAAAGATGGAGCCTTTACAGAGATCAGCCATTTGTATCCAGAGGACGACAACTCTCTTCAG AGCTTTCCCATACAGGAGGCCCCGGCAGTGGACAAAGTAAAAATAATGTTTGAGAATAGTGCCGACTTTTTTGGGAGAATTATTGTTTATTCCTTGGACGTCCTGGGGGAAAAAACCTcatga
- the rfxank gene encoding DNA-binding protein RFXANK — translation MEARGDEEAADGQHNRSSNADVCPSESRDERSNVSPENMDVDEEGLFIHPTTLTNKQRGNEVTLRPATLDSLSIHQLAAQGEVSQVAAHLSKDSSLLSKQDERGFTPLMWAAAFGEKAVVDFLLEKGADPKTIARERESALTLASSGGYVDIVESLLRHGVDIDTYDWNGGTPLLYAVRGNHIKCVEALLAKGADMTIESDSGYSPMALAVALGHKKIQKVLEDHILKLYKPTT, via the exons ATGGAGGCCAGAGGTGATGAAGAGGCTGCAGATGGACAACATAATCGGTCATCTAACGCTGATGTTTGTCCTTCCGAGTCCAGAGATGAGAGATCCAATG TGTCTCCAGAAAACATGGATGTGGATGAAGAGGGTTTGTTCATACACCCCACCACTCTGACCAACAAGCAGCGTGGGAATGAGGTTACACTACGTCCAGCAACATTAGACT CTCTGTCCATACACCAGTTGGCAGCTCAAGGCGAGGTTTCACAAGTGGCTGCACACCTGAGTAAAG aCAGCTCACTGCTGAGCAAACAGGATGAACGGGGCTTTACGCCTCTCATGTGGGCAGCAGCGTTTGGAGAGAAAGCAGTGGTGGATTTTCTCTTGGAAAAG GGCGCAGACCCCAAAACGATTGCGAGGGAGCGGGAGAGTGCCCTGACGCTAGCCAGCTCTGGAGGTTATGTGGACATTGTTGAGTCTCTTCTCAGACATGGTGTAGACATCGACACTTATGACTGG AATGGTGGAACTCCTCTTCTTTATGCTGTACGAGGGAACCACATCAAATGTGTAGAGGCTCTCTTAG CCAAAGGGGCAGACATGACCATTGAATCCGACTCTGGGTACAGTCCAATGGCCTTGGCTGTTGCCCTTGGACACAAAAAGA TTCAGAAAGTGCTGGAGGACCATATCCTGAAGCTCTACAAGCCAACAACATGA